One genomic region from Hyalangium ruber encodes:
- a CDS encoding LamG domain-containing protein: MITALALAPLACVRNAQPPTSPAPETTASAAPATPQEKCPLGIIHWWEPDLEKGVAVDAISGRQGAPRGDPTLSPRTESSQAFAFDGSDDYVEIQSMSLKALEPTRALTVAAWIKTTPTGRLRAIVGKISAQEPRSGYLLSIDEGGRVRCDLGSDSQARRFATVLSGTALADDGWHHVACTFSGVDARVFIDGVSRGGMPYSASLGTHTEPLLIGKDSFRLGSRHFPGLIDDVVLFNRALSAEELERLMKLSPDACRAGDRP, encoded by the coding sequence TTGATCACCGCGCTGGCACTGGCCCCCCTGGCCTGTGTCCGGAACGCGCAGCCCCCTACCTCCCCCGCCCCCGAGACCACCGCCTCGGCCGCGCCAGCCACGCCCCAGGAGAAATGCCCGCTGGGGATCATCCACTGGTGGGAGCCGGACTTGGAGAAGGGCGTGGCGGTGGATGCCATCAGCGGCCGGCAAGGCGCTCCCCGAGGCGACCCCACCCTCTCCCCGAGAACCGAGTCGAGCCAGGCCTTCGCGTTCGATGGCTCCGACGACTACGTCGAGATCCAATCGATGAGCTTGAAGGCCCTGGAGCCCACCCGGGCCCTCACCGTGGCGGCGTGGATCAAAACGACCCCGACAGGGCGCCTCCGGGCCATCGTCGGAAAGATCTCCGCCCAGGAGCCCCGCTCGGGCTACCTGCTCAGCATCGATGAGGGTGGGCGGGTGCGCTGTGACCTCGGCAGCGACTCGCAGGCCCGGCGCTTCGCGACCGTGCTCTCGGGCACTGCCCTCGCCGATGACGGCTGGCACCACGTGGCCTGCACCTTCAGCGGGGTCGACGCTCGGGTCTTCATCGATGGCGTCTCCCGGGGCGGCATGCCCTACTCCGCCAGCCTGGGCACCCACACGGAGCCCCTGCTCATCGGCAAGGACTCCTTCCGCCTCGGCAGCCGCCACTTCCCCGGGCTCATCGACGACGTCGTCCTGTTCAACCGGGCCTTGTCCGCCGAGGAGCTCGAACGGCTGATGAAGCTCTCCCCCGACGCCTGCCGAGCAGGCGACCGTCCCTAG
- a CDS encoding nuclear transport factor 2 family protein: protein MSASENFSLARAWLRAFNAHDVEALVALYAEDATHTSPKIRVLHPETGGRLVGKQALAQWWREAIARLPGLRYEETALTADGDRVFMEYMRHAPGDAPMPVAEVLEVKGGKIVASRVYHG, encoded by the coding sequence ATGAGCGCGTCCGAAAACTTCTCCCTGGCGCGGGCCTGGCTGCGCGCCTTCAACGCCCATGACGTGGAGGCCCTGGTGGCGCTCTATGCCGAGGATGCCACCCACACCTCGCCGAAAATCCGGGTCTTGCACCCGGAGACGGGGGGCCGACTGGTGGGCAAGCAGGCGCTGGCCCAGTGGTGGCGGGAGGCGATCGCCCGGCTGCCGGGGCTGCGCTACGAGGAGACGGCGCTGACGGCGGACGGGGACCGGGTCTTCATGGAGTACATGCGCCATGCGCCCGGGGATGCGCCCATGCCCGTGGCCGAGGTGCTGGAGGTCAAGGGCGGGAAGATCGTCGCCTCGCGCGTCTACCACGGCTAG
- the fusA gene encoding elongation factor G, producing the protein MASNVPIENIRNIGISAHIDSGKTTLSERILFYTGRIHEIHEVRGKDGVGAKMDSMDLEREKGITIQSAATYAMWGDHNINLIDTPGHVDFTIEVERSLRVLDGAILVLCSVSGVQSQSITVDRQMKRYKVPRIAFVNKMDRAGANYDRVAAQLKEKLNHHPVKLQYPIGAEDRFQGLVDLVKMKAFYFDGESGENVREEAIPADMLDEAKQRRQQMIEGVAEVDDSLGELFLADAAINEEQLVAAIRRATIALKMTPVMCGSAYKNKGVQLLLNAVCSYLPNPKEATNEALDQKNNEAKVILESDPAKPFVGLAFKLEDGRYGQLTYMRVYQGKVSKGDFIFNQSNQKKVKVPRIVRMHASEMNDITEGQAGDIIALFGVECASGDTFTDGTVQYTMTSMHVPDAVIALAVAPKERAATANFSKALNRFTKEDPTFRVHRDEESAQTIISGMGELHLEIYIERMRREYNCEVIAGKPQVAYRETISQKGEFAYTHKKQTGGSGQFARVCGYLEPLPSDAVQQYEFVDDIVGGSIPREFIPACDKGFQEAVKKGSLIGFPVVGVRVVINDGAFHAVDSSEMAFKTAAIMGFREGYAAAKPVILEPVMKVEVQAPEDFQGSVVGQLNQRRGTILSTENREGYLVAVAEVPLNNMFGYSTDLRSATQGKGEYTMEFAKYSPMPKNEAEALMAAYREKLAAEQAARK; encoded by the coding sequence GTGGCCTCCAACGTACCCATCGAAAACATTCGCAACATCGGCATCTCCGCCCACATCGACTCGGGCAAGACGACGCTGTCTGAGCGCATCCTCTTTTACACGGGCCGGATCCACGAGATCCACGAGGTCCGTGGCAAGGACGGCGTCGGCGCGAAGATGGACTCGATGGATCTCGAGCGCGAGAAGGGCATCACCATCCAGTCCGCCGCCACGTACGCCATGTGGGGCGACCACAACATCAACCTGATCGACACCCCGGGACACGTGGACTTCACCATCGAGGTGGAGCGCTCCCTGCGCGTGCTCGACGGCGCCATCCTGGTGCTGTGCTCCGTGTCGGGCGTTCAGTCCCAGTCCATCACCGTGGACCGGCAGATGAAGCGCTACAAGGTTCCGCGCATCGCGTTCGTCAACAAGATGGACCGCGCTGGCGCCAACTATGACCGCGTGGCCGCTCAGCTGAAGGAGAAGCTGAACCACCACCCGGTGAAGCTCCAGTACCCCATCGGCGCCGAGGACCGCTTCCAGGGTCTGGTCGATCTCGTCAAGATGAAGGCCTTCTACTTCGACGGCGAGAGCGGCGAGAACGTGCGCGAGGAGGCGATCCCCGCGGACATGCTCGACGAGGCCAAGCAGCGCCGTCAGCAGATGATCGAGGGCGTGGCCGAGGTGGATGACTCGCTGGGAGAGCTGTTCCTGGCGGACGCGGCCATCAACGAGGAGCAGCTCGTGGCGGCCATCCGCCGGGCGACCATCGCGCTGAAGATGACGCCGGTCATGTGCGGCTCGGCCTACAAGAACAAGGGCGTGCAGTTGCTCCTCAACGCGGTGTGCAGCTACCTGCCCAACCCGAAGGAGGCCACCAACGAGGCCCTCGACCAGAAGAACAACGAGGCCAAGGTCATCCTCGAGTCGGATCCGGCCAAGCCCTTCGTGGGTCTGGCGTTCAAGCTCGAGGACGGGCGCTACGGGCAGCTGACGTACATGCGCGTCTACCAGGGCAAGGTGTCCAAGGGCGACTTCATCTTCAATCAGTCCAACCAGAAGAAGGTGAAGGTTCCCCGCATCGTGCGCATGCACGCCAGCGAGATGAACGACATCACCGAGGGTCAGGCTGGCGACATCATCGCCCTGTTCGGCGTGGAGTGCGCCTCGGGCGACACGTTCACCGACGGCACCGTGCAGTACACGATGACGTCCATGCACGTGCCGGACGCGGTGATCGCGCTGGCGGTGGCTCCGAAGGAGCGCGCCGCGACGGCCAACTTCTCCAAGGCCCTCAACCGGTTCACCAAGGAGGACCCGACCTTCCGCGTTCACCGCGACGAGGAGAGCGCCCAGACGATCATCAGCGGCATGGGCGAGCTGCACCTGGAGATCTACATCGAGCGCATGCGGCGCGAGTACAACTGCGAAGTCATCGCCGGCAAGCCGCAGGTGGCCTACCGCGAGACGATCAGCCAGAAGGGCGAGTTCGCCTACACGCACAAGAAGCAGACCGGTGGTTCCGGTCAGTTCGCGCGCGTGTGCGGCTACCTCGAGCCCCTTCCGTCCGACGCGGTGCAGCAGTACGAGTTCGTGGATGACATCGTGGGCGGCTCCATCCCCCGCGAGTTCATCCCCGCGTGCGACAAGGGCTTCCAGGAGGCCGTGAAGAAGGGCAGCCTCATCGGCTTCCCCGTGGTGGGCGTGCGCGTCGTCATCAACGACGGTGCGTTCCACGCGGTGGACTCGAGCGAAATGGCGTTCAAGACCGCGGCCATCATGGGCTTCCGTGAGGGCTACGCCGCGGCCAAGCCCGTCATCCTCGAGCCCGTCATGAAGGTGGAGGTGCAGGCGCCCGAGGACTTCCAGGGCTCCGTCGTCGGCCAGCTGAACCAGCGCCGCGGCACCATCCTCAGCACGGAGAACCGCGAGGGCTACCTGGTGGCCGTGGCCGAGGTGCCGCTGAACAACATGTTCGGCTACTCCACGGACCTGCGCTCCGCCACCCAGGGCAAGGGCGAGTACACGATGGAGTTCGCCAAGTACTCCCCGATGCCGAAGAACGAGGCGGAGGCCCTGATGGCGGCCTACCGCGAGAAGCTGGCGGCCGAGCAGGCCGCGCGCAAGTAA
- a CDS encoding DEAD/DEAH box helicase, producing MTFDDLKLAEPLLRAVKAEGYTTPTPIQQQAIPPALEGRDVLGCAQTGTGKTAAFALPILQRLAAGNPPPAHGRPIRALILTPTRELASQIVESFQAYGRFTKLTWAVIFGGVGQNAQEQALRRGVDVLVATPGRLLDLMSQKLVSYKALEVFVLDEADRMLDMGFIHDVKRVIASLPQKRQTLFFSATMPPEIQALSKSLLKDPVRVEVVPQSTTAEKVEQRLYFVEREQKRHLLVHLLGDANIRRALVFTRTKHGANRVTKQLMGAHISAEAIHGNKSQNARERALDAFKDGSCRVLVATDIAARGIDIDGITHVINFDLPNIPESYVHRIGRTGRAGASGTALSFCDMEEREYLRDIERTIRRAVPVVNDHPYRSGTPAPVAGTPGAAQARPAQQHGGRPHGGQRSQGGQQRSGDARGGGGQGPRGDGRRRRRGGGSGGSGGRPGASAGGSRQGHGQQRSSEGRGAAPASAPQASRPPPPPVRTAPKWL from the coding sequence ATGACTTTCGATGATTTGAAGCTCGCCGAGCCGCTGCTCCGCGCGGTGAAGGCCGAGGGCTACACCACCCCCACCCCCATCCAGCAGCAGGCCATCCCGCCCGCGCTCGAGGGCCGGGACGTGCTCGGCTGCGCCCAGACGGGCACCGGCAAGACGGCGGCGTTCGCGCTGCCCATCCTCCAGCGGCTGGCGGCTGGCAATCCTCCCCCCGCGCACGGCCGCCCCATCCGCGCGCTCATCCTCACCCCCACCCGCGAGCTGGCCAGCCAGATCGTCGAGAGCTTCCAGGCCTACGGCCGCTTCACGAAGCTGACGTGGGCCGTCATCTTCGGCGGCGTGGGCCAGAACGCCCAGGAGCAGGCGCTCCGGCGCGGCGTGGACGTGCTGGTGGCGACCCCGGGCCGCCTGCTGGACCTGATGAGCCAGAAGCTCGTCTCGTACAAAGCGCTCGAGGTGTTCGTGCTGGATGAGGCCGACCGCATGCTGGACATGGGCTTCATCCACGACGTGAAGCGCGTCATCGCCTCGCTGCCCCAGAAGCGCCAGACGCTCTTCTTCTCCGCGACGATGCCGCCGGAGATCCAGGCGCTCTCCAAGAGCCTGCTGAAGGATCCGGTGCGCGTGGAGGTGGTGCCGCAGTCCACCACCGCCGAGAAGGTGGAGCAGCGGCTGTACTTCGTGGAACGGGAGCAGAAGCGCCACCTGCTGGTCCACCTGCTGGGCGACGCGAACATCCGGCGCGCGCTGGTGTTCACGCGCACCAAGCACGGCGCCAACCGGGTGACGAAGCAGTTGATGGGCGCGCACATCTCCGCCGAGGCCATCCACGGCAACAAGAGCCAGAACGCGCGCGAGCGTGCGCTGGACGCCTTCAAGGACGGCAGCTGCCGGGTGCTGGTTGCCACGGACATCGCCGCGCGCGGAATCGACATCGACGGCATCACCCACGTCATCAACTTCGACCTGCCCAACATCCCCGAGTCCTACGTCCACCGCATCGGCCGCACGGGGCGCGCGGGGGCCTCGGGCACCGCGTTGTCCTTCTGCGACATGGAGGAGCGCGAGTACCTCCGGGACATCGAGCGCACCATCCGGCGCGCCGTGCCCGTGGTGAACGACCACCCGTACCGCTCCGGCACCCCCGCTCCCGTGGCGGGCACGCCCGGCGCGGCGCAGGCCCGGCCGGCGCAGCAGCACGGCGGCCGTCCCCACGGCGGACAGCGGTCTCAGGGCGGCCAGCAGCGCTCCGGCGACGCTCGGGGCGGTGGTGGGCAGGGCCCTCGGGGCGACGGGCGTCGGCGCAGGCGGGGTGGCGGGAGTGGCGGGAGTGGCGGGCGTCCGGGTGCCTCCGCGGGAGGCTCCCGCCAGGGGCACGGGCAGCAGCGAAGCTCGGAGGGACGCGGTGCGGCTCCCGCGTCGGCCCCCCAGGCTTCCCGGCCGCCTCCCCCTCCGGTTCGCACCGCACCGAAGTGGCTCTGA
- a CDS encoding ABC-F family ATP-binding cassette domain-containing protein translates to MTLLRAANVQLSFGSRTVFQGLTLTIEEGERVGLVGVNGSGKSSLMKILAGVARADTGELQLRRGARVTYLPQEPEFAEGATVASELSVSQGPLKEALAAHAELSRKLESTPAEGQAKLLEQFSALSDRIEHLGGWDTEHHAKTLLDRLGVKDWDRPVAQLSGGLRKRVAIARALLTRPDLLMLDEPTNHLDADTVDWLEEELDKLPGSLLLVTHDRYFLDGLVDRMVEIQPGEGVVSYPGNYEAYVEQKLVAQEQASIAQHKRERWIAQEVAWLRRGPEARRTKSKARIDRARKLMAEKGFERPKVAALQTVAAPRLGHTVIEAEGVRKSFGERKVLQGVDFRLQRGERVGLVGPNGVGKTTFLRVLLGEVPPDDGKLVIGKNTKVAYYDQTRASLDPEQTVYEAASHGEDWVEMGDQKIALRDYLDDLLFPVPMQRQKVRALSGGERNRLLLARLFLEGANVLVLDEPTNDLDIVTLNILEGLLLRFTGSVLLVTHDRYFLDKVATSILAFEGEGRVVRYEGNYAMYRRLKEQAEAAQAATAAPASAPKKEAPAPAPSEASKPARKPGKLSYKEQRELDGMEAAIEAAETRKAELEAKLADPTVYSSASKVPELQRELETATTEVDRLYTRWQDLQNLVSGA, encoded by the coding sequence GTGACCCTGCTCCGCGCCGCCAACGTCCAGCTCTCCTTCGGCAGTCGTACCGTCTTCCAGGGGCTCACCCTCACCATCGAGGAGGGTGAGCGCGTGGGCCTGGTGGGGGTGAATGGCTCCGGCAAGTCCTCGCTGATGAAGATCCTGGCGGGGGTGGCGCGAGCGGACACCGGGGAGCTGCAACTGCGGCGCGGCGCGCGTGTCACGTACCTGCCGCAGGAGCCCGAGTTCGCCGAGGGCGCCACGGTGGCCTCGGAGCTGTCAGTCTCCCAGGGGCCGCTGAAGGAGGCGCTGGCGGCGCACGCGGAGCTGAGCCGCAAGCTGGAGTCCACGCCCGCGGAAGGACAGGCCAAGCTGCTGGAGCAGTTCTCCGCGCTGTCCGACCGCATCGAGCACCTGGGCGGGTGGGACACCGAGCACCACGCGAAGACGCTGCTGGATCGGCTGGGCGTGAAGGACTGGGACCGGCCGGTGGCGCAGCTCTCCGGTGGCCTGCGCAAGCGCGTGGCCATCGCCCGGGCGCTGCTCACGCGGCCGGACCTGTTGATGCTGGACGAGCCCACCAACCACCTGGACGCGGACACCGTGGACTGGCTGGAGGAGGAGCTGGACAAGCTCCCCGGCTCACTGCTGCTCGTCACGCACGATCGCTACTTCCTGGACGGGCTGGTGGACCGGATGGTCGAGATCCAGCCCGGCGAGGGCGTCGTCTCCTACCCCGGCAACTACGAGGCCTACGTCGAGCAGAAGCTGGTGGCGCAGGAGCAGGCCTCCATCGCCCAGCACAAGCGCGAGCGGTGGATTGCCCAGGAAGTGGCGTGGCTGCGGCGCGGCCCCGAGGCGCGGCGCACCAAGAGCAAGGCGCGCATCGATCGGGCGCGCAAGCTGATGGCGGAGAAGGGCTTCGAGCGGCCGAAGGTGGCGGCGCTGCAGACCGTGGCGGCGCCCCGGCTGGGGCACACCGTCATCGAGGCCGAAGGGGTGCGCAAGTCCTTCGGCGAGCGGAAGGTGCTCCAGGGCGTGGACTTCCGGCTCCAGCGCGGCGAGCGCGTGGGCTTGGTGGGACCCAACGGCGTGGGCAAGACGACGTTCCTCCGGGTGCTGCTGGGCGAGGTGCCACCGGATGACGGCAAGCTCGTCATCGGCAAGAACACGAAGGTCGCCTACTACGACCAGACCCGCGCCTCGCTGGACCCGGAACAGACGGTGTACGAGGCGGCCTCGCATGGCGAGGACTGGGTGGAGATGGGAGACCAGAAGATCGCCCTGCGCGACTACCTGGACGACCTGCTGTTCCCGGTGCCCATGCAGCGACAGAAGGTGCGCGCACTGTCGGGCGGTGAGCGCAACCGGCTGCTCCTGGCGCGGCTGTTCCTGGAAGGCGCCAACGTGCTGGTGCTGGACGAGCCCACCAACGACCTGGACATCGTCACGCTGAACATCCTGGAGGGGCTGTTGCTGCGCTTCACCGGCAGCGTGTTGCTGGTGACGCACGACCGGTACTTCCTGGACAAGGTGGCCACCTCTATCCTCGCCTTCGAGGGCGAGGGGCGCGTCGTCCGCTACGAAGGCAACTATGCGATGTACCGGCGCCTGAAGGAGCAGGCCGAGGCGGCCCAGGCGGCGACGGCGGCTCCCGCGTCCGCGCCGAAGAAGGAGGCCCCCGCCCCTGCCCCGTCCGAGGCGTCCAAGCCCGCGCGCAAGCCCGGCAAGCTCTCTTATAAGGAGCAGCGGGAGCTGGACGGGATGGAGGCGGCCATCGAGGCGGCGGAGACGCGCAAGGCGGAGCTGGAGGCGAAGCTGGCCGACCCGACCGTCTACAGCAGCGCCTCGAAGGTGCCCGAGCTGCAGCGCGAGCTGGAGACGGCGACCACCGAGGTGGATCGGCTGTACACACGCTGGCAGGACCTGCAGAACCTCGTCAGCGGCGCCTGA